In the Diorhabda carinulata isolate Delta chromosome 9, icDioCari1.1, whole genome shotgun sequence genome, one interval contains:
- the LOC130898157 gene encoding beta-galactosidase-1-like protein 3 encodes MDQPQVMSKILIFVFLLIFTDSSVSELPTLYEYFTKDGIITGLSDNHTYFTLNNKNITIFSGALHYFRVPKLYWRDRLKKYRAAGLIAVETYVPWNLHEYQNGRFDFGSEGSDFEEFLNIVDFLTLAKEEDLFVILRPGPFIDSEWDFGGLPSWLLRYEGIKVRTSDSVYIKFVERYFKKLLELIKPLQFTKGGPIIALQIENEYGNTNDHIHPVDINYLKILKRILRKNGIVELLFTSDTPSNGFSGTIPGVLATANFQTQPIKELSLLKKFQPNKPLMVMEYWTGWFDHWTDKHHTRSAEEFGIVLEKILSYNASVNFYMFHGGTNWGFMNGAELKNKSVSEIDNKGFQPIVTTYDYDEPLSEAGDYTDKYFKVKELISTYNTLKIKQPSMPELHRRIKYPQVEIIGELSLEDIINKSFHLNIDNLLSMELLPINNNSGQSHGYIIYRKSNVYIPSNSTLQIEGRVCDTVLVLINGILKNKILDSKEDLINFGFWKMKDSFLHLGPESYHNVTLDIIVENWGRVNYGFLEQFNQFKGLWQGNVTINKKNVHFNEIIPL; translated from the exons TGGATCAGCCACAAGTCATGTCTAAgatactaatttttgttttcttacttATATTTACGGATAGTTCAGTGTCAGAATTACCTactttatatgaatatttcacaAAAGACGGAATCATAACGGGATTAAGTGATAACCATACTTATTTTAcgcttaataataaaaacataacaatATTTAGCGGAGCCTTACACTATTTTCGAGTGCCAAAATTGTATTGGAGAGATAGATTGAAGAAATATAGAGCAGCTGGTTTAATAGCTGTGGAAACTTACGTGCCTTGGAATCTTCACGAGTATCAAAATGGTCGTTTTGACTTTGGTTCTGAAGGGAGTGATTTTGAGGAGTTTTTAAATATAGTCGATTTTTTAACATTAGCTAAAGAAGAagatttgtttgttattttacGTCCTGGTCCTTTCATTGATTCTGAGTGGGATTTTGGGGGCTTGCCTAGCTGGTTACTGAGATATGAAGGAATCAAA GTGAGAACGAGCGATagtgtttatataaaatttgtggaAAGGTACTTTAAGAAGCTTCTTGAATTGATCAAACCGCTACAATTCACTAAAGGTGGACCGATAATTGCActacaaattgaaaatgaatatggGAACACAAACGATCATATACATCCAGTAGACATCAactatctcaaaattttaaaacgaattttacGTAAAAACGGAATAGTCGAACTACTATTTACTTCTGACACTCCCTCTAATGGATTTTCTGGTACCATTCCGGGAGTTTTGGCCACAGCTAATTTTCAAACACAACCAATCAAAGAATTGAGCcttttaaagaaatttcaaCCGAATAAACCTTTAATGGTGATGGAATATTGGACGGGTTGGTTTGATCATTGGACAGATAAGCACCATACTAGATCTGCTGAAGAATTTGGAATTGTTCTAGAGAAAATATTGAGTTACAATGCTTCTGTAAACTTTTATATGTTCCATGGAGGCACTAACTGGGGATTTATGAACGGTgctgaactaaaaaataaatctgtATCAGAGATTGACAATAAAG gCTTCCAACCTATAGTTACTACATACGATTACGATGAACCTCTTTCAGAAGCAGGAGATTACacagataaatattttaaagtgaaaGAATTGATTTCAACATACAATACCCTAAAAATCAAGCAGCCTTCGATGCCAGAGCTACACCGCCGTATAAAATACCCTCAGGTTGAAATTATTGGAGAATTATCACTAGAAGACATTATAAATAAGAGTTTTCACTTGAACATCGATAATTTATTGTCCATGGAATTATTACCAATTAACAATAACTCAGGACAAAGTCATGGCTATATTATTTACAGAAAATCGAATGTTTATATCCCATCAAATTCGACTTTACAAATCGAGGGAAGAGTTTGTGATACGGTGCTGGTGTTAATAAACGgaatattgaagaataaaatcCTGGATTCGAAGGAAGATCttatcaattttggtttttggaaaatgaaagaCTCTTTTCTTCATCTTGGACCAGAGTCGTACCATAATGTTACCCTGGATATAATAGTAGAAAATTGGGGGAGAGTCAATTACGGATTTTTAGAACAATTTAACCAGTTTAAAGGATTATGGCAAG GTAACGTgactattaacaaaaaaaatgttcatttcaatgaaattataccGTTATAA
- the LOC130898176 gene encoding beta-galactosidase-1-like protein 3: protein MALSADYSAGLPTNYAFYTTGGIQSGLSVDQPYFTLNDRNISIYSGALHYFRVPRAYWRDRLRKMRAAGLNTVETYIPWNLHEPQSGQFDFGEGNNDMSDFLHLEEFLKTAQEEDLFAIVRSGPFICAEFEFGGFPSWLLRDKELEMRTSNQSYMKYVTRFFNMLLPMLAALQFTYGGPIIMFQVENEYAVSGKKDLEYLKLLRQLMLDNGIKELLVTSDNPVRGAGGTIRSLFFMTGNFNTDAINNLDKLKSYQPDKPLMTMEYWSGWFDFWGRSHSNGTLESFEEVYEQILSYPSSVNIYMFHGGTNFGFLNGAENLKFDDLETDYHSIISSYDYGAPLDESGDYTDKYWAVKELLDKYNAIKTKLPDVPTPPRKIAYPEISIQKQLKIEEILHTISPVYSKNVVAMETIDINNNNGQSFGYIVYRKVLDIPAGAVLKIEGRVCDTVMVLINGQLVSPWISRAVDMNQFGTSRIENSTLTLSTVDVKNATLDLIVENWGRVNVRVYKQYKGLWQGGVLVNDQYITDWLIYPLEFKRSWNYNLNFNDDYDENTVGPVLYRGILNIEGEPEDTYVNMRNWRKGIVIVNGFVIGRYARMGPIQTLYLPAPLLQEGDNSIIVFEHFKPDSKIQFATGHLYESH from the exons ATGGCTCTCTCTGCGGATTACTCTGCTGGTCTTCCTACTAATTATGCCTTTTATACCACAGGAGGCATACAAAGTGGATTATCTGTAGACCAACCCTATTTCACCCTCAATGACAGGAATATTTCGATATATAGTGGAGCTTTACATTATTTTAGAGTACCAAGAGCATATTGGAGGGATAGGTTGAGAAAAATGAGAGCTGCAGGACTTAATACCGTTGAAACTTATATTCCATGGAATTTACATGAGCCTCAATCAG gTCAATTTGATTTTGGTGAAGGAAATAATGATATGTCGGACTTTCTACATTTAGAAGAATTTCTTAAGACTGCTCAAGAAGAAGATCTATTCGCTATAGTTCGATCAGGTCCATTCATTTGCGCCGAATTCGAATTCGGAGGCTTTCCTAGTTGGTTATTACGTGACAAAGAACTTGAAATGAGAACGAGTAATCAATCATACATGAAATATGTTACGAGATTTTTCAATATGCTCCTTCCCATGTTAGCTGCATTGCAGTTCACTTATGGAGGTCCTATTATTATGTTTCAAGTAGAAAATGAGTACGCAGTATCCGGCAAAAAGGATTTGGAATATTTGAAGTTATTACGACAACTCATGTTAGATAACG GTATAAAAGAGCTTTTGGTAACCTCGGATAATCCAGTTAGAGGAGCAGGTGGTACAATACGAAGTCTCTTTTTCATGACTGGTAACTTTAACACAGATGCAATCAACAATTTAGATAAACTAAAATCCTATCAACCTGACAAACCACTGATGACAATGGAATATTGGTCTGGTTGGTTCGATTTTTGGGGAAGATCTCATAGTAATGGTACACTAGAAAGTTTTGAGGAAGTTTACGAACAAATTTTGAGCTATCCGTCTTCTGTCAATATTTACATGTTTCATGGTGGAACAAACTTTGGTTTTTTGAATGGCGCagagaatttaaaatttgacgACCTTGAAACAg ATTATCATTCAATAATCTCAAGTTACGATTATGGTGCACCACTAGATGAATCAGGGGATTATACTGATAAGTATTGGGCTGTTAAAGAGCTGTTAGATAAATATAATGCGATAAAAACTAAACTCCCAGATGTTCCAACGCCACCGAGAAAAATCGCTTATCCTGAAATAAGTATTcagaaacaattgaaaattgaagaaattttacaTACAATTTCCCCCGTCTATTCCAAAAATGTGGTAGCAATGGAAACTATagatattaataacaataatggTCAAAGCTTTGGATATATTGTTTATAGAAAAGTTCTAGATATTCCTGCTGGCGCGGTTTTGAAAATAGAAGGAAGAGTTTGCGATACGGTTATGGTCCTAATTAATGGGCAGTTAGTTTCACCTTGGATTTCTCGGGCAGTTGATATGAATCAATTTGGTACTTCCAGAATCGAAAACAGTACTTTAACTCTTTCAACTGTTGATGTTAAAAACGCTACACTCGATTTAATAGTTGAGAATTGGGGAAGAGTAAATGTGAGAGTTTATAAACAATACAAAGGACTCTGGCAAGGCGGAGTCCTTGTAAACGATCAATATATCACAGATTGGCTGATATACCCTCTGGAATTCAAGAGATCCTggaattataatttgaatttcaatgatgattatgatgaaaatacTGTTGGACCTGTTTTATATCGAggaattttaaatatagaagGTGAGCCGGAAGACACTTATGTGAATATGCGAAATTGGAGAAAAGGAATAGTTATAGTTAATGGATTTGTTATTGGTAGATATGCTAGAATGGGACCGATTCAAACCTTATACTTACCAGCACCGTTATTACAAGAAGGAGATAACAGCATTATTGTATTCGAACATTTTAAACCCGACAGTAAAATTCAATTTGCAACGGGACATTTATACGAGTCTCATTAA
- the LOC130898177 gene encoding peroxidase-like, producing MRNLLLQFLLISVSLQSYYSLLPPPFKDSKLRKKKISSNFKLTKEDVEDAINFSLRYVKKLEGFEQSISWPSRIEPGTPVHGLFLSQAPDLKAIERGRQALVATKASAQLAYTCCHESGMTLETCSNSLIQSNFLQSSLNESCSYLIRKCIVEEASNKYRSMNGTCNHVTKASIGEAFSAYERLLDADYLNFFDVPKRSVTKMPLPSARKISTDVVTVEKDPLTSLTVAFTVFGQFIEHDLSQFASSVMMNFNNSFSCCDVTGFDMAPRYRHPFCMSVSVPDDDIFYSKRRVECISYTRSFPAMRSDCSMGYLEQQNQATHYLDGSQIYGNYLEKSMQLRSKQKGKLNTNDNNLLPFVDEPKQKCQVHSETDTCFVSGDPRVNMHPQLSIMYTIWVREHNRIAEALSKINPDWDDELLFQEARRIVIAEMQHITYQEWLKNLLDEKYIHSIEKNPEYSEDINPSVSNEFATSAIRFLQAMFSGNISVVNRERVLLSILKLSDHFNKPGVITQENMFDYILRGMATGLAHKVGVNHAKDYINEFLTDENYGYDLLSIDIQRGRDHGLPSYTFYRQHCGLPKATLFKDFLDVMSNETVQAISKVYSHVDDVDLLIGGLLEQPVKNSQLGPTFSCIIGDQFYRTRRGDRYFYTSTNQPTPFSESQAAEIEKVSLARIFCDNSNIDKIQRKVFEQVSPSNPLTSCTCDRMLEIDLNLWKDTTEKNSTS from the exons ATGCGGAATCTACTTCTTCAGTTCCTGCTGATAAGCGTTTCACTACAATCTTACTATAGCTTACTACCACCACCCTTTAAAG attcaaaacttcgaaagaaaaaaatttcaagtaattttaaGCTAACTAAGGAGGATGTAGAAGACGCCATCAACTTCTCATTGAGATATGTGAAAAAACTAGAAGGTTTTGAACAGTCTATATCATGGCCAAGTCGTATAGAACCTGGAACGCCGGTGCACGGTTTATTTTTGTCGCAAGCGCCGGACTTAAAAGCTATAGAAAGAGGCAGACAGGCTCTTGTAGCTACTAAAGCTTCTGCACAACTCGCTTACACTTGCTGTCACGA gtcGGGTATGACTTTGGAAACTTGTAGTAATTCTTTGATTCAATCAAACTTCCTACAATCATCTTTGAACGAATCTTGCAGCTATCTGATAAGGAAGTGTATTGTAGAGGAGGCTAGTAATAAATATAGATCAATGAATGGAACGTGTAATCATGTCACAAAAGCGAGTATTGGAGAAGCATTTAGCGCATATGAAAG GTTATTGGATGcagattatttgaattttttcgacGTTCCAAAAAGATCTGTTACAAAAATGCCTCTACCAAGCGCTAGAAAAATTAGTACAGATGTAGTAACTGTTGAAAAAGATCCTCTCACGTCACTCACCGTAGCCTTTACTGTGTTTGGACAGTTTATTGAACATGATTTAAGTCAGTTTGCATCTTCAGTTATGA tgaatttcaacaattcattTAGTTGTTGTGATGTCACCGGCTTTGATATGGCACCAAGGTACAGGCATCCTTTTTGTATGTCAGTTTCTGTGCCAGAtgatgacattttttattccaaaagaAGAGTAGAGTGTATTAGTTACACTAGATCATTTCCTGCGATGAGATCTGATTGTTCAATGGGATATTTGGAACAG cAAAATCAAGCTACACATTATTTAGATGGATcccaaatatatggaaattatttagaaaaatctaTGCAACTTCGTTCTAAGCAAAAAGGAAAATTAAACACAAACGATAATAACTTATTACCATTTGTCGATGAACCCAAACAGAAATGCCAAGTACATTCAGAAACTGATACTTGTTTCGTTTCTGGTGATCCACGTGTTAACATGCATCCTCAATTAAGTATTATGTATACGATATGGGTAAGAGAACATAACAGAATAGCTGAAGCGTTGTCAAAAATTAATCCGGATTGGGACGACGAGCTGCTCTTTCAAGAAGCTAGAAGAATCGTTATTGCTGAGATGCAACATATTACCTATCAAGAATGGTTGAAGAATTTATTGG atgaaaaatatattcattccATTGAGAAAAATCCAGAGTATTCGGAAGATATAAATCCATCCGTTTCCAACGAGTTCGCTACAAGTGCAATAAGATTTCTGCAAGCAATGTTTTCAGGAAACATAAG TGTTGTGAATAGAGAGAGAGTACTACTTTCTATTCTGAAACTGTCCGATCATTTTAATAAACCCGGCGTTATAACACAGGAAAATATGTTTGATTACATTCTGAGAGGTATGGCTACTGGTCTTGCTCATAAAGTTGGAGTTAATCATGCTAAAGAT tatattaaTGAGTTCTTGACTGACGAGAATTATGGTTACGATTTATTGAGTATAGATATCCAAAGAGGACGAGATCACGGACTGCCGAGTTATACATTCTACAGGCAACATTGCGGACTACCTAAAGCCACTCTATTTAAAGACTTTTTAGATGTTATGTCAAATGAG ACTGTTCAAGCTATATCGAAAGTATATTCCCACGTAGATGACGTTGATCTATTGATTGGTGGTCTCTTAGAACAGCCTGTAAAAAATTCTCAGCTTGGTCCAACGTTTTCATGTATAATTGGAGATCAATTTTATCGAACGAGACGTGGAGACCGTTACTTTTATACTAGTACTAATCAACCTACTCCGTTTAGTGAGTCACAAGCTGCTGAAATAGAGAAAGTCAGCCTTGCAAGAATTTTTTGCGATAACTCCAATATAGATAAGATACAACGTAAAGTATTTGAACAAGTTAGTCCAAG CAATCCATTAACGAGCTGTACTTGTGATCGTATGCTAGAAATAGATCTGAATCTATGGAAAGATACAACAGAAAAGAACTCGACAAGTTAA